Proteins from a genomic interval of Nasonia vitripennis strain AsymCx chromosome 3, Nvit_psr_1.1, whole genome shotgun sequence:
- the LOC100679195 gene encoding uncharacterized protein LOC100679195, whose translation MATLEELELYFYISCGVTGLCILVIFILIGVLFVKVNRLVSDDSNQLGRQANMMAEFCYTNPTIVPGEELSRRGFSMYSGSDNLIDEYGIRSKYSGPNHETRSKF comes from the exons ATG GCGACCCTCGAGGAGCTGGAGCTCTACTTCTACATCTCGTGCGGCGTTACGGGCCTCTGCATCCTCGTGATCTTCATCCTCATCGGGGTCCTCTTCGTCAAGGTCAATCGCCTGGTGTCCGACGA CTCGAACCAATTGGGAAGGCAGGCCAACATGATGGCCGAGTTCTGCTACACGAATCCGACCATAGTCCCAGGCGAGGAATTGTCGCGTCGGGGCTTCTCCATGTACAGCGGATCCGACAACCTGATCGACGAGTACGGCATTCGCAGCAAGTACTCGGGGCCGAATCACGAGACCCGCTCCAAGTTTTAG